DNA from Vulpes vulpes isolate BD-2025 chromosome 9, VulVul3, whole genome shotgun sequence:
ATTTTGTTCTGTACATATTTGTAATCCATAGATACTAGTAGTATTGTTTtgtacattaattttaattttttatccacATACTtagtgttttttgtatattttactcCCACCTGCATATTCATGCTTCTTCCTGGTATGTTTTTACTTactaaaaagaaacatatttctttGAGTGTGAACTGCTGGCAATGATTTATTTACCAAAGGAAAGTTTTGTTCTTCTTCATTCTTGAAGATTGTTTTCATAAATTAAAGAATTCTAATTTGGCaattatatttattgagtaaatatCTTattccatgggatgcctgggtggctcagcagttgagagtctgccttcagctcacgggatccaggatggagtctcacatctggctccttgtgggaagtctgcttcttccctctgcttatgtctctgcctctctctctctctgtgtctctcatgaataaataaatattttaaaaaatatatcttattccATTATCTTCTGCATTCAAACATTTTGTTGAGGACAGCCAACTTTCATTGTCATTCCTTTTAAGATATGATATTATATACCTGGCAGCTCTTACTTCTCAGTGTCTGGTTTTCAAGTTATACAATGATATTCTtaagtgtgtgtttgtttataatGCTTGAAATTCATTGAGTTTTTTGGATGGTGTGTTTCCATGCTTCTGGGAAATTCTCTAacttaatcttttttattatttctattcaattatctttctccttttcaatGAGGACTCtaataatttttggtttttttatttatttcacatatcACTTATcttaatctttaatattttttgctatgtgtgtaatttttttcaCTGACTGTTCTAGTTAATAGTTAATTGAACAATgcaatatatatttcaaagtgtTTACTAATTTCctaaatttagatattttattttttcagctctagaatgatatatttgataactTTGAATAGATTCTAATTTTCTGGTAAAGAGAATCTTTCCTCTTTCACatagttcatttgtttttctttcagtttcgCTAAAATAGTAATCatggtgaatttttttattatcttttccacTCTGGATCATATTTTAGATGACTTCTGGCTTCTCTTTTACTGtgtttgttattttctctttattattggtCATAATTTCTTCCTCGATATGTGTGATAATCTTATAGTCTGCTACATGTTATGTATAAAGAATCATAGGAATTTAGGGTAGAATTTCCTTTGACaagaacttttcatttttcctgtttggAAGATAGGTTAGGTGACTGATAATTCCAAAACAATTAAGAATTGAGTTTTGTCAGAAACTCAAGACACATATATCTTACTGTACTTTCTATTGAGAGcccatatgcttttattttctcagctATGAAAGCAATCAGTAACTATGTTCTGTTCTGATACGCAAATCTTCTAAACTCAATTCTCTACCCTATATTCCAATCTCCTTCAAAATCAGGCTAAATTTTTAACGGGAAGGTAGTACATGTCCTTTAGGAAAATCCCTTCCACTAGGTCTTTGCCTCCAGAGTAAGACAGATTACAGATATTTCTTCCTATAAAAGCTTCAACCTTCTCCCCAGCCTCCCACAGAGGACTTAAATTCAGCTAATGTGGTGtagagaaaaatgattttgaatttgATGCCTATTAAGTGTCCAATCTATCAACCTAGTCTCTTTTACACACTAAGAagtttcagtttctctttcttcaaaagAGGCCTACTAACTGGAAGGGCCAAGTGGATCTTCCCTTTGAATTCAGAATCATCACACTACAGGGAACAATCGGTTTTGTCTCAGGGAAAAAAGTGTTGACATTTctcaatgttttcctttctttgtagtttttaagtcttttaatctCCATTTCCTTCACAGTTCTCTGATActttaaagatataattaaataaaatgtgtttggtattatacaattgtttttattgttttctgaggGGAAAAATGACTTTATCTTCCTAGATAAGTTCCTAGACTTACCTAGaatcaaaagcattttctttatctcattttataacCAAAGAATCCTCCAAAATGAGAGACAACTAATATTATtatcctattctttctttttttggttggaAAATTGcaataaatttaagtattttactCAAGATGATCAAGGTCAGTAGTAAAGATATATCAAACAAAAACTTCTGACACCTCCTCACTTTCAGTTTCCTCGTTATGCCAGGACTAGTGCTGTAACAGTCAGTATTCATTCAGAAAAAGTAAAACCACATCAGTGATTTTAAAGGGATAGAATTAAGTATAAGAATTGGGTAAAAACATATATGGAAGAACAGAACAAGTTAAGGGAGATATTATGCTGCTAACTGGTGAGTAGCCATTAAATACTAACTGTAAGAGAGTAATTTCATTCAAGGAGttgaggagcaaagggaaaagctTGGGGGTTACTTAAATCAAAAAGACTGCATAGATGTGACACTCAGAACTCTGACAGTAGGTTCTTCTAAGCTGATGAAGATTTGCAATATTGGTAGAAAGCTAAAAAATCTGAGACTCAGAACTCTGGTGACAGCACACCAGACAGCTATGCTACTGTCTCTCAGTCTGACAATGAAGTTGGTCTGaagtaaatttaataataataataataattatagctataatgtaaacaaataaatattatatatataatagtatatacatatactacgTAAAGCTGCCAATGTAAAACATGTTGAGGTGATATTGACATCAAAAAGTAAATAGATGTCTCAGATTTCCAAACTCTCACTCATTCTCCCTGTTGCAGATCCCTATAGGAAGAAGGCTGGTAGAGCAGAAATGCGGTCCCGGTAATGCAGTGTACAAAATGGGAAGGGGATTTGAAGCTGAGAAGCAGTAacttaaaaacacatacacaatcCACGTGCCATGCCTTTCCCCAGAAAATATAGacaaattttaggaaaaacaaatcttctaattgtttaaaataatgaagagtaagtataaatattttagggattgccttttttaatgcacatttatTTGGGTACATTCTTTGTGACTGATGGCCTTTGTTTCCCACTTGGGCCAACTGTTACGCTAGATTGACTCTTAAGAGTTTGCTGTGATTTTGAAGACTGGGCTGAAAGcttttgctgtgattttgaaGACTGAGCTGAAAGcttttgctgtgattttgaaGACTGAGCTGAAAGtttttgctgtgattttgaaGTCTGAGCTGAAAGCTGTTGCTGTGATTTTGAAGTCTGAGCTGAAGGCTTTTGCTGTGGCTTTGCAGGCTGAGTCGGAGCCTTTTTCCGTGGCTTTGCAGGTTGAGTCGGAGCCTGTTGCGGTGGCTTGGCAGGCTGAGTAGGAGCCTTTTGCGGGGGTTTTGCAGGTGGAGGTGCAATCTTTTTCTGTGGCTTTGCGGGTGGAGGTGGGACTTTTTTCTGTGGCTTTGCAGGTGGAGGTGGAACCATTTGCGGTTGTTTATCAGGTTGAGCaggaacttcttttttctttctcctcatacAAAGACAAAGAAGACAACATAATAAAAGAAGCAACCAAAAAAGTGAGGTTATTAACAAGtacttcttctttatcttttctctcttagGGGGTGGGCCACTATCAATACTACCTCCATTGCCCCTAATGAGGCAGTTGGGTGGGTCCCAGACAGGGTTGCAATGGCAGTGATGTTTATTGTTGCAAATGCCCCTCATGTTACAGAATTTAGGCGAACAATTACTATCCAAGCGAGATAAATGGACACACTTCCTGTTCATGCAGATATGTTCTGGGCCACACTCTGTGCCATCTTTCACTTCTCCAGGATCAGGTATGGTCATCCCCAAGTGGTAGTCAATACCCCAGCAGATGACATTATTGAAGTGAGTATGAATCACGGTGGAATGGTCTCTCAAAAGGGGCATTTGTGTCACATTCTTACACTGAATTCTTCCACACTGGCTGTCTGAGacattacattttatatatgtagacTTGAGGATGCCACAGTTCCCAAAACGGTCACCACGAGTGTTCATGCTATTGTAGCAACTAGGACTTGCACTTAATGCATCTTTGCCAAAAATCTGCTTACACTGATCATTGCGGTCGTTACATTTCTTTTCATAGCAATAAGCACTTTCATTACAGGGAATTCCATCCTCCACATATACATCCTTTGGGCAAAATGGGGATCTTCCATCGCACCACTCTGGAAGATCACATTCATTGACCTCTTTTCTACACATTATTCCTGGTGGTAATAACTGGCAGTCTTTGCAACAAAGCCCAAAAGCACAAATAGACCCATAAGCCAGAGTGCAGTTTGTCAGACAGCAGGCATCTGTTGAACAACTCAGTAAAGATCCACAGTCACACTCCTCATCTCCTTCAACAATACCATCCCCACAACgcttctttgaaaatatgtccTTTGGATGTGTCTTGTAGAACAAACATTTTGCGAACTGTAAACTATATGACCAAAAATAAGAATAACTACAATTGCTAAATGCAGTTACTGGTGGGTTTGAAACATGCATTATACATTTAGGATGTCCACACTTACAAAAGGCATCATCATGAGTCATACCCAGATTATGGCCAAGATGATGAGCTATTGCAATTGCAATCTTGTTCAAGGTTTTATTTGTAGTAGTAATAATTGCACAACTTTGCAATGGATGACACATTCCATTACGATAACCTAAACCACTCATTCCTCGTACTGTTTGATTTATAAAAAGATGTACAGTATCATGTTGCAGGCGCAAAccaaagttactatttttccaaACGCAGAAATATCTCAGAGATCTATGTACATGATTTACTTGAACATAGTTTCTTTCAGTCCAGTACTCCAAACCAAACAATGACAGTTTAAGACCCATTCCATCATAAATGGAATCCACTATATTTACCATAGCATATAGGTCCTCATTaaactttgaaatattcttttttatatgaaCATATAGACTGTGGTCCACCACCACTGCTAATTCCATAATATACATATGGACCCACCAGTTGGAATAAGCACTTTGCTTCTGAGTAGAATTATTAATCTTTTGAGACTCCAGTTGGGATACAGTTTCCTCTTGCATAAAATCAGAGTTCATGCCTGAAATTTGAGTCTTCTCACTATCCATTTTATATACCAGATGTTCAAATTTAGTAGAAAAAGTCATGGGCTTAATTTCATAAGCAAAGTCATTTATCTGTAACAATCCTTGAAAGCCACCAGAACAGGAACTGAGAGAAACCAGGGATTCTGGGTCCCCCTCCACATAACCGTGGTAGTAGCAGTCCTTAGGAACAAAGGGTTGCTCCTCGAGGAGAGCACCTTGGTCTGTGTAGGTGAACACTGGGAGGTGTCTAGACAGCAAATACTTCTTGGCCTTCATGTGGACAATGTGTCTCTTGCCCCCAAAACGCAGGCTGTAAGAGAGCCAGCCAGAAGGCTTCATGCCTCTGCTGGTGTCAGGTATCTTCAAAGGAATCACTACTTCTGGGGTACTCTGATATTGGGGGTCTTCAGCCTGGGTGTATTCACAAAAGGACAGAAGCACCCCAAGCCAGGGTAGCAGGGGTATGATCCTCATGTACAGCAGAGCTTTAATCAGAGTCATTATGAAACCACCATTATGGAAATATTGGTCCAGAGAAGAAGGCAGGCAAAACTTGAGGTCATAGATGCTCTGGCTTCTTATCCTGTGCTGGTCAGTGTGCAGGGATAATTGTTAAGGATCTATCTTCTGGCAGAGTTGAACCATTAGAGTATCAGCCTTATAAGTAAAACCAAAAGCAACATATGGCTGAACGTGGTTATGCCtggtggagaaaaagagaaagtcaaaCAATAAAGATATTAGTGTTTTGACCAAGGAATGACTCAGGAAACTATCTAGAATTTGTTCTTAAGTATTGAAAGAGCAGAAGGGGGATAAGGgtatacagaagaatgaaaactGGCCATAGATTTATAGTTAGTAAACCTAGATGATGAGAAAATAAGGATtcactgtattattttataaatatccatatgcataaacatttccaaaataaGTAGTTAAAATAAaagggtcttttttaaaaaaaaacataaaacaaaaagtcttAAGGATAAGGTGATCATATATTGCTGAGAATGTTTCAGTTTATACATGCTAAATTGGTATAAATAATAGTAcctctttttttaacttaaatgataAGTTACTTATTAcctaagatacatattttttaaaaaatcagtcttatgttattttttaatctctcttaTGGTGCTTACCATATACTTCcccagaacaacaaaaaaaaaatgtttattttcatttcttttttcttccctacaTTGTTCTTTTTACTAAGCTTTTCTGGAAATACTAGAACATTATTTGTGTCTTTCACAAATGTTAGTATCTCCTATAATGTCTATCTTAACTCTTTATATAACAAAAATGGTTGACTTGACTTTTTTTATTCCTTGGAGTGTTACTCAAAGATGTTTatactttattacatttttaatgcaaAACATTATTCAAAAATTATGGCCAATTTAGTTTCTGGAATGAGGTCACATAAACTCATTTTCCCTGTTTGTTCCCTCTAAATACAACTAAATACTCTGAAAataattcagtgaaaaaaataaaacaacctctGAAAGCTAAAAATCAAAGGGCAGACTGCCTAGAGACTTCTAGACTTGAGGAATGATAACCAGGTGAATTCattgagttttcttttaatttctcatgTATATCTTCCAAATTGGGTGCTGGAGAGGCCTTTAACACAGAACCACCAGCACAGACAAAAAACTCAAgaatagttttctctttctggataaatgacagagaatgaaaaaagcataataaaaaaaatagtaaggtgTTCTAGCACCTGCTCTTGAGCCAAGACACACACATGTGTGATTCAGAGTGGCAACTTCAAAGACTTATAGGCTAATCCCAAACATAGTCCATAGTCACTGCACTGATGGACTGTTCAATCCCCCTATTTTGGCAATATAATAGCCTTGGTAGGCAAGCCTAATCCTCATCAATAACCAGATAATTAGTTAACTTATCTGCCTTCAGAGGCAGCAGAAAAATCCAAACAATCTGACCCAATTTCAACTCAACAACTAGGGCAGAAAATAGAAGGCTCTGTCATAAAGCCT
Protein-coding regions in this window:
- the ADAM29 gene encoding disintegrin and metalloproteinase domain-containing protein 29, which produces MTLIKALLYMRIIPLLPWLGVLLSFCEYTQAEDPQYQSTPEVVIPLKIPDTSRGMKPSGWLSYSLRFGGKRHIVHMKAKKYLLSRHLPVFTYTDQGALLEEQPFVPKDCYYHGYVEGDPESLVSLSSCSGGFQGLLQINDFAYEIKPMTFSTKFEHLVYKMDSEKTQISGMNSDFMQEETVSQLESQKINNSTQKQSAYSNWWVHMYIMELAVVVDHSLYVHIKKNISKFNEDLYAMVNIVDSIYDGMGLKLSLFGLEYWTERNYVQVNHVHRSLRYFCVWKNSNFGLRLQHDTVHLFINQTVRGMSGLGYRNGMCHPLQSCAIITTTNKTLNKIAIAIAHHLGHNLGMTHDDAFCKCGHPKCIMHVSNPPVTAFSNCSYSYFWSYSLQFAKCLFYKTHPKDIFSKKRCGDGIVEGDEECDCGSLLSCSTDACCLTNCTLAYGSICAFGLCCKDCQLLPPGIMCRKEVNECDLPEWCDGRSPFCPKDVYVEDGIPCNESAYCYEKKCNDRNDQCKQIFGKDALSASPSCYNSMNTRGDRFGNCGILKSTYIKCNVSDSQCGRIQCKNVTQMPLLRDHSTVIHTHFNNVICWGIDYHLGMTIPDPGEVKDGTECGPEHICMNRKCVHLSRLDSNCSPKFCNMRGICNNKHHCHCNPVWDPPNCLIRGNGGSIDSGPPPKREKIKKKYLLITSLFWLLLLLCCLLCLCMRRKKKEVPAQPDKQPQMVPPPPAKPQKKVPPPPAKPQKKIAPPPAKPPQKAPTQPAKPPQQAPTQPAKPRKKAPTQPAKPQQKPSAQTSKSQQQLSAQTSKSQQKLSAQSSKSQQKLSAQSSKSQQKLSAQSSKSQQTLKSQSSVTVGPSGKQRPSVTKNVPK